ACAACTCGGGTTTTTTCAGGTGGGCATCGCGCTTGGCACTCCCGGTGTCAACGCTGGCCGCTTGGACGGTGACCACCACGGAACTGGCTTCGGGTTTCTCCGGGTCGAAGGAAACCTGTCCTTCAAATTCCTTGAAGGACCCGGTGACCCAGCTGATGCCCAGGTGGCGGATCTTGAAACCGACCGAGGAATGGACCGGGTCGATCTTGAAGACTTGGGGGGCGGCTACGGCCGGGGAGACGAGCAGCAGGGGGAGGAGAATCAGTGCGGAAAAACGGGTGATCTTTTTCATAAAGCGGAAAGCTAGCACAGGCTGAACGGGCGGCAACCCCATCAACCGCGGGGTGAGGTGGTGGTGGCAGCACCGTAATTGCGCACCGGCAATTTTTCATCCGTCGCAGCGGCCTCTGTCTGGAGGGGCTGGAATTGCTCCAAGCCGACCATGCCTTCGCGGACCGCAAGGTAGGATTTGCCATCCTTGACCAGGACGGCGTAAAACGTGCCGCGCGGACGGGCCACCCCCTGCGGGGTGCGGATCTGGAGATCGACCTCGCCTGCTTGTTGCCCGGCGGGTGGATCGGAAACCAGAACCACGATGCGGCCCTCGGGCAGGTCCACCGTGGCGGTGGCAGTCTCCTGCGCTGTGGGGGAATGGCGCTCTTCGACGCGCAAACGGGTGCCCCCCTTGAGGGTGATGGCCAGCCGGGGAAAAACAATCAGGGTGATTTCCCCGTTGTCGCCTGTGCGCAGCTCCGCGCCCAGGGGAACTTCCATCCCGGCGGCGGCCAGGACCGGTTCGTTCTTGCCCGGAGTAAAGACCTGCGACTGCCCGGAGGCGGAGGCAATGGTCAGGGGCACCGTCATTTGCGCGCGGCCGGGAACGACGGCGACCAGTAGCAATCCAAGGAACAGACAAGGCAGCAGTTGGTCGGATGTTTTCATGGAGGGTATGGGGCGGATCGGGGATCAATAGGAAAAGATCAATCCAAGGTGGATGCGGGAGTCGAAGCGTTTGTTGAATCCACTGTCGAGCAACTGGAAACCGTAATCCATCCGCGCACTGAAATAACGGTCGATGAAAAGTCGCAGCCCCCCCCCGGCCGAGGACAACTCCCCGTCGGGATTCTCATCTTCCAGCAACTTGACGTTGCCGACCTGGCCGTAGTCCCAAAAACCCAGGAACCGCAACTCGGCCGCATGGCCGGTCCAATCGAAGATCCGGTCGAACTTCACCGGCGGCGTGTACAATTCGAGGTTGATGTACCAACCTTCATCGCCGCGGATTTCGGACTCGGCATAGCCGCGCACCGAACTGTAGCCCCCGATGCCCAATTGTTCCGTGCTGAGGAGGTTGGTGTCCGCCAGTTGGCTGTTGATGCGGGCCTGGGCCTCGAAACCCCAGAAGAGTGGCTGTCGCCTTTCGGCCTGGAAGCGAACATACGTGTAGGAAGGATCGGAGAAGGCCCGGCTTTTCTCAAAAGCCTGCGGGGAGTTGAAGTTGCCCACCCCGCCCGGGCTGAAAAATCCGGTCATTTCGAAACGCAGGAAACCACCCGTGGGGTCGGTCCAATCCATTCCGTATCCGGCAACCGCCTGGAAGATTTCCGTCTGTTCCGCATTAAGGGTGAGGGAACCGCTGAAGAGATCGTTGTCGACGCGGCGTTGGTCCAAGCCGGTGGTGAGGGCATGGCGGAAGTTTCCCTGCGAACCCGGGAGTTGGTGCCGGTAGCGGAATCCGCTTTGGAAACTGGTGCCGTCCGTCTCCAGGCCCGGCACCCCGGCCCCGGTGACATCAGCACTGGCCTGGGAATAACTCATGTAGCCGGTGAGTCGGTGGTCTCGGAAGACGGGGATTTCGTAGGAAAGGGCATGCGAGCGCGAAGCCAACAAATCCGGGCTGATGGAATACTGGTAGTTAAAGGTGTGGTCGAGGCCGAAAGCGTTGCCCCAGTTGAATCCGAAGATCAGGCGTTCTTCAGCGGTGATGTCATTGCCGGTGTCTTCGTAACCGGTGTAAAAGCGGACTGGGAAGCGGTCCTGGGTCTTGAGCACCACATCGGTCATCCCGGGCCCCTCCCCGGGGGTGAAGAGCACTTCCACTTCCCGGAACGGGTTGCGGTTGAGTAACTGGATATCTTCCACCAAAGGGCGAGAAAGGATTCGCCCGCCGCGCGTCAACCGCACCGGGCCGGTGATGCGGCGGTCGGAAAACCAGCGGTTCCCCTCGGACCGGACATCCTCGACCCGTCCTTCCAGGACCAGGATCTGCACCAACCCCGTCGTGATGTCCTGCTCGGGAATGAGCACATCGACGACCGGCAGGTCGTGGTCCCGGTAGATGGCGACGATTTCTTTCACCAGCTCGTTGAGGCGCTTGAGGCTCACCGGGCCGCCGATGCGGCTGCCCAGTTTCTGCCGGACTTCGGGCACATCCAGAAGTGGAAGCGCGGATACCGTGACGCCGAGGGGTTGTTTGCGCCCGGCGGCCAGGATCTCTTCTTTGCGGCTGGTGAACCAAAGCCCTTTGAGTTCCTTGATCAATTCGGTGTCATCGGTGACCTCCGAGGATGGCGGCGGCTTGACCCGGTCCACTTCACCCGTGTCCTCGGGAAGCGGCTGCGGGGCGATGCTTTCAAAGCGCGGGATGGTGTCGGAGACCGCGGGGTTGTTGACTTGGGCGCTTGCCGGATGGGTAAGCAGCAAGGAAAACAAAAAGAACGCGGCCGAGGCAGCAAGGCATGGATCAGACTTCATGGCTGCTTGGAAAGGGCGGCCAGGGCCTGCGCCAGTTGCTGGTAACTTTTCGGGTCGAGTATCGAGAGCAGGAATTGGTTGGCCAGTTCGGGTTTGATGATGACCGAATTTCCGTTGGCGTCCTCCTGGTAAAGAAGACCGGGGGGCAGGCGGACTTCGCGGGGATCCAACCTGCCGGAGAGGATGTCGGCCAGGGCCTGGAGGATGTCATCCTTGGCCGAGGCGGACATGTCCTCCTGCAGGGTGCGTCGCAACTCACGCAGTGCTTCAGCGGCATCTTCGCCGATTTCCTGGGCTTCGCCCTTGTCGTTGACGGCAAAGAGCCCGAAACCGCCGGAGCCGCCCGCGCCGGTTCGGAAACCAATGCCCAAGCCGCCGTTGCCGATATCGATGCTGCGCAGACCGAAGTCCCCCACGTTGATGGCCCCCGGGGAAACGGGCGGGGTGTAAGGCACCACCACCACAATGGTGGTGTCACCGGGCAGCCCTTCACGCACCAGAACCGCATTGCCGGCCCCCGAGGGGGACGAGGGATACGGAGAGGAAAGCTGGATGAAATTGACCGTCAGCAGTCCGGTCTTGGTCTGGACCTGGGTGCCACTGTAGATGACAAAACGGCTGCCCGAGAGGGTTTCAAGCGAGTCACTGGCCCCGCTCAAATCCGCGACATTGCCGGATTTGGACGCCAATACGATGTCATTTCCAAGGCCGCTGGCCAGAATATGGGTTCCGGAGAGCAGGGTGATGTCCCCTTCGGAAACGATTTGCACCCCACTGGCGGCAATTCCACCGGACATCTCACCGTTGATCTCAAGGTCGACAGTGTTGTAAAGCCGGAAGGCCGCCCCGCGGATGACATTGCCCAGGACGTTGATGCGATTGAGCAGATTTTCCAGCACGATGCCCTGGGATGCGGAGAGACTGAGCGAAGCCGTTCGGAGGGCTCCGGTCTGGGTGATGCTCCCTCCGGAGATGAGGCTGCTTGATCCATTGACCTCCAACTGGTTCAACTGCATGCCATCCGCTTCACGCAGCACCAATGAATCCGACCGCACCGCCACCGACCCGAAGCGGTTGCCGGCGTTGTTCAACACCACGCTTTGGTTGGCGGCATTGAGTGTGAAGACACCTCCGACTTCCAGGGCGCCATTCTGGGTCACCGAACCGCTGGCCGTGGTGGTGAAATCCCCCGTCACGACGATGTCACCGAGATCGATGCCGCCCCCGGAACTGGTGCCACCGGAGTTGATGTCCAGGTTGAGGTTGTTGAAGAGGATGCTGCCGGAAGGCGCCAGAAGCTGGAGGTCGTCGGCGGAAAGAGTCTGGCTGCCCACCCCCGAGCCCTGGATGTTGCCGCTGTTGGCCCGCAAAACCACGTCGCCCGTGGTGGTGATGTCACCATCAATGGTGAGCGTGCCACCGGTGACAACCTTCACCTCACCCGATCCGGCGTCTGCGCGGAAGCTGACGGCGTTGGACTCGCTGACATAGATCCCGGCGGAACCACCGGAGGTGAAATCAAGGCTTCCTGCCTGGGTTTGCAGGGATGAAAGCGTGGAACCGATGCCTCCGGAGGCGATGACGGTCAACCGGTCGGCGGAGAAAGTCCCGGAAACCTGCTGCAACGAACCCGTCGGCACCCGGAGAGTGAAGTGGTCGCCGACACTGCCAAAATTCCCCGCCAGTCTGGCCGTGCCCCCGGAAAGTGTGAGGTCGATGGTCTGGACAGCCACCCCGCCGGAATAGGTGATCGCCGTCCCCAGGTCGAGGAGGGTTTGCTCAACAAGGAAAGCGTTGCCACCGAGATCGAGATCCAGCTGGGTGGCGGTGTCCGTATCAATCGGCGCGAGCGCGGTCCCGGTTGCGCCGGAAACGGTGAGAGACACCGTGGGGGCCTTGAGGACGCCTGAAGTTTGGAACAGGCCGCCGGCGGTCACGGTCAAATCAATCAAGGTGCTAGCCTGCACTCCGCTGCCCAAGGTGAGGTCGCCATTGTCCACGGTCAGGGTGAGCGAGGAGGTCGTCGACCCCGTGGTAAGGGTGGTGGCGCCATCGTTGGCCAAAACAACCGGACCCCCACCGGATTTGTCCAAGTGGATCTGGCCGGCAGAGGTGGTGGCGGCGGATGTGCCGTTGGCCGCCGTCACGGCACCACTTCCGTAAAATTCCAAGCGGTTGGCGTCGAGGGTGCCGGACACACGGACCGGGCCCGTGTAGGACTGCGTGCCGGTTGTCGTGACCGAATTCAGCTTGGTGAGGGCGGCCGAAACCGTAAATGCCTGGAGTTGGATCGCGTCCTGGCCAAGGAAGTCCAGCGTGCCCGCACCAGCCTGGATGGTGACCGAGCGGCCCCCGGCATCCAATCCATAAAGATCCACATTGCTGCCCTGGCTGTTGATCGTCAGATCCGCGCCGGTCACCTCAACGCCCCCGGAAAAGGCCAAGCCATCGCGGCCAAGGAACGTGGTCGCGGCGGAAAGGGCGAAACGAACAAGACCGGCAAAAGAAGTACCGACCGAGCCGTCGCCCAGAGTCACTCCGTTGTGGAAAGTCACCCCACCCGAGCCGCTGGCATCAATACCCCCGGAATTTGTGGCCACCGTCGAAGCGAAGTCCGTCGCTCCAGAACCTTCCAGCACCAGTGCCGCTCCGGTGGAGGAGGAAAGGCCGGAAACCGAGCCCAGGAGGTTTTTCAGTCCAGAGCCGGAGGAAATTCGAAGTGAATAACCACTACCAGTTAGTGCTCCAAGCCCGATAGATCCACCGGCGCTACTGGTGTCCAGAACCGTGTTGCTATTCAGATTGACCGCACCAAAGGTGATGCTTCCCGCTGCGAGCGTGCCATACAATTCACTCAAACCGGCGGTGTCATTGATATTTCCCGTCACTTGCCCGCCTCCACCAAAATCATAGGTATCGACACCACTACCCCCTTGAAGATCCCCCCCCAAAGAACCCAAAGCCGTGAAGACAAAAGCATCACTGACATTTCCACCCGTGAGGCTTTCGATGCTGGTAAAGTCGATCACGCCCAGGTCTCCCGCATCCGCTCCGGTGACATTGAAGGTGTTGGCCTGGTTGAATCCCACCAGGGTGTCTACCGCGCCCAGCCCATCCAGGTTCACGTCTTCCACCTGCCCTCCGAAGACCACCGCGTGCTGCCCATCGCTCAGGGTCGTCGCGGCCGTCATGGTGAAGGTGTCCGCTCCGCTCGTGCCCGTCACTTCCACCGTGTCCGTCCCGCCCAGGGCCACTTCGGTGATCGTCGTCGTGATTGCCGCTCCCCCAAAGGTCACCCGGTAGGTGTCATCCCCTCCACCACCTTGCAGGGTCGAACTGAAGCTCGAACTGCCGGTCAGATCATCATTCCCACTGCCGCCGATCACGGTCTGGATGTTGCTCAGGCCTCCGGTGACTTTGTTGGACGTCCCTGCCGCCAGGTTCGCCGTCACCGCTGTGCTGAAGTTGGCAAAGCTCAGGGTGTTCGCCCCTCCGCTGCCCCCGTTGAGGCTGCCAGCCCACACCACCGCGTCGTCGAAAACAAAGCTGTCGGCCACGTTGTTCCCGCCGACCAAAGACCCAAAGTTACTGAAGCCCGTTGAGAGCACCGTGCCGCTGTTGGACCCGGTGATGCTCCAGATCGTGGCCGCATTCGGCCCGGTCAGCGTCCCCTGACCACCACCGTCAAGTACCTGAATATCTGTAAATGTTCCCGAGCCATTGACCGAACCGGCACCCGTGGCCGTCAAAGAAATAGATTGGCCTGAACCGGTCAAAACGATCACATCCGAACCCGATCCTCCATCGATCCCTCCACTAAAAGTAGCGCCATTGGCAAAGGTGAAGGTATCCACGCCGTTGCGGCCCAGGAGATTTTCGAACCCTTTGTACAGGATACCGCTTGTGGTCACCCCGTTGGTCCCCACATTCCAAGACCGGCTCGCATTGCTGGAACCACGAAGGGTCTGACTCCCCGAAGGAGCGACAAAAACCTCCACCCCGATGACTGTACCCGCGCGGTTGGAAGGATCCAAATCACCGGTGTCGACGGTCGTCGCAAATCCGGTCGCTGCGGAGAAATCGATCGTGTCCCCCGTGGTCGCCCCCCCTCCGTCGATATCCCCAGAAAATGTGGTCGCGCCGGAGAAAACAAAGGAATCATCCCCGCTGCCGCCGACCAGTTGGTCAATGTTGGAATAGGTGGCGCTTTGGGTGCCGTCGTTAACCGTGCTGGCGGAAATTGTGAAAATGGCTCCGTTGTCGGGTCCGCGCAGTATGGTGGTAATCCCGCCGCCCGATCCCCCCGAGATGTTCAAAGCAAGCACATCGGGAAGCGCATCAGCAAAAGTGAGGGTTCCATCTGAGCTCTGGGCGAAGTTAAGGTTCAAATCCCCGGTGGCACTGCTGATGACGGCACCACTTTGGAATGTAAGGTTTCTGTCGGCAGAGAGGGTGAGGTCGTTGGCTGAGGTCCAGCTGATGCTTACCCCATTGAGTATCAAAATATCGCCGTTGGCCCCGGTGGTCTGGATGACCAGGTTGCCCACGTTTTGCAGATAATCGGCAACGTCCTGGTCCAGCAGCGTGGCCGTGCTCACGGTTCCGTTGCCAATCGGAACGGAAGTCCCATTGCCGGTGATGGTGATTTCCGTCGGGTCGATGAGGAAGGTCCCGGCTTTTCCTGCCGGGGCGGAGACATCCACGCCCGTCAGCCAGTTGGGGAAAAACCACGATTCCAAACCCGAGACTTCCACAAAACCGCCATTGCCACCCTGAACACCCCCACGCGCGGAAATAGTCCCCTGGAAAGAAGTGGCCCCGTTGGACCAAACCACCACCAGACCCCCATCACCGGACTGGCGCGCATCCGCCTCGATGCGTACTCCGTTCTCCACGGTCACGTTCTGTGCTTCGCGGATGTCCGGATCATCACCGTGGAGTCCGCCCCCCATTTCGACACTCCCGCCACCCGTCCGGCCGGAAACAGTCAAGCCCGCACCATGGGACAGCAGGATATGGTCACCCTCGATGCGGATGGAACCGCCCTTGGAAAGATCGGAAGAGGTATCCAACCGGCCGGAGACCCCAACCCCGGACCCTTCGATGCGGATCGAACCGCCCGAGCCGTCGGCGTTGCGTGCATAAATGCTGCCACTGTGACCCAGCGTTCCGTCGCGGGCCACCAGATAGACCCGGCCTTCCTGTTTGAGGCTTCCTGTGGCGCGGATGATGCCCTCGTTGTTGATGGCCAGGGCGTAGGGATTGCCGCCGGAAGCCACCAACTCGGCTTGGGCAGCGGCGATGGCCCCGGCATTGTGCACCCGGCCATCCAGTCCCTCGGGCCGGACGAAAATCCTCCGGCTGGCGTCCGGTGCCCAAGAAACCAGCACTTCCCGGCCACCGGCCAGGGCGGCCACGCCGGAGGGTGCCGAAAGGGTTCCGGTGTTACGGACTTCGCGCGAAATGAGGATGAGGTCCCCCGAGCGGGCCAGGATCGTGCCCTGATTTTCGATCGCCGCCGCCGAAGTCCCCTTGAACCGCCAATCTTGGCCGGTCACCAACCGTTCTGGATCGGCATCAAGTGTGGTGGCCAGAAACGATCCAGTGTCCACCACCGCCCCACCGCCGACCAGAATCCCATTCGGGTTGATCAAAACCACATGCCCATTGGCCTGCAGCGTACCGAACAACTGCGAGGGATTGCCGGACATGACCCGGTTGACCGCGAGCGAGGAGGATGAGGGCTGCACGAACTGCGTCAACTCGCCCCGGCCAATCGAGAAATCCTGCCAGCCAATAACCACACGGTCGCCGGTGGTGACCGTCAGGCGGTCCGGGGTCCGCTCAAAGGTTGCCGTTCCCGATTGGATCACTTCCCCCACCGGATTGGCCCGCACCCCCGATAGACCAGGAAAACAAGCCAGCCAGACCACCGCGGACAAAATCCGTGGGGGCGCGTGGAAGACAATTTTCCGGCGGTATTTCATGTTTTCTGGACAGGGAACACCCTTCAATATTCCCAAATCCGTGGGGCTGTCGAGAAGCATTCCACCGGCCACAAAGAGTCCGAAATTCCCCGCCGTCAACACAACTAATCCAAACCGATTTTCATTATATTCAAATCTTATACAATAGACCCCGTCCCCGGTGAAAAAAACCTTTCCCCGGCTCCCAGTTTATCGTTCCGCGCGTGTGATTTTACTTTCCCTCGCCCCGGGGCTTGAGCATCTTGCTCCGTGGATCGTCTCGCATGTCCCATTTCGCCAAAAAACTCCTGTACGGCATATTCGCCCCCCTGATTGTCACCGGGCTCGTCTGGCTGTTCCACGATCAGGCCATTTTCCAACGCCTGGAGAATCTGACCCTCGACTGGCGCTTCAACAATTTCCGCGCCGCCGCCGCCAACAACTCCGACCCGGACCTCTTCCTCATCGCCATCGACCAGGCCTCGATCGACAAATACGGCGGCTGGCCCTGGCCGCGCAACACCCATGGCGATCTGCTTTATCTCCTGGAATCCCAGGAGCCCCGTGTCGTGGCTTTCGACATCCTCTTCACCGACCGGCGCGACGAAAAACGCGACCGCTTTCTGGCCAATAGCGTCCGTGAAGACCAGGCCAACAAGTATTTCGCAGAGAGCCTGAAAAAATCCGGCCGGGTCATCCTCGCCGCCCAGGCCCAGACCGGCGCGGTGCAGGCGCCCCGTCGCGGACGGATCGACGACGGCCAAACCAAGCCCATCGGCCGGGTGACCGGCGAGGTCATGGACGTGCCCGGGGTGAATTCCTCCGACGACGTGCTCCTGCCCATGGCCCTGCTCCGCTATGAGGCCCTCTTCGGCTTCACCGACACCGCCCCCACCCGGGGCAATGACACGGTCCGCCGCACCATGCCGATGGTCATCCGTGTCGGGCGCCAGCTCTACCCCAGTTTCGTCACCCAAATCCTCCTGCGCCAATGGAACGTCGACCCCGCACAGGTCACGGTTGAATTGGGCCGCTCCATCCAGTTTCCCACCGCCGAGGGCCTGCGCGCCGTTCCCATCAATGACCGCGGCGAATTCCTCATCAACTACCGCCCCAACCTCCGGATCGATCAATACCCCTTCGGTTCCCTGGCCCAAAGCCTCTACGACCACACCCAGCTCGGCAAACCCCTTCCGTCGGACTTCCCCAAACTCGCCGGCCGCACTGTCATCACCGGCGTCACCGTGGCCGGCCTGATGAACCAGGCCGACACGCCGCTCTCCGGCGCCACCCCTCCGGTCCTGACCCATATCCAAACGCTGGTCAACATCCACCACAACGACTTCCTCCGTGAAGCCGCGCTTGGGGCCGAAATCTGGGGCTTCCTCATCGTCAGTTGGGCCTCCCTCCTGGGGGTCCGCCGGGAACGCTTCCTCTTCACCATCGGCGTCCCGATGTTGACCCTTTTTGCCTTCAGCATCGCCTCCCTCGTCCTCTTCAACTACCAGAACCTCATCCTCGATTACTTCTGGCCGGTCACGGGTTTCATCGCCCTCCACACCGGCTCCCTCGTCCTCAACTGGATGGAACAACTCAACTCCAAGCAGCAACTCCGCAGCGTTTTTGCCTCCTACATCGCCCCCAGCGTTTTGAACCAGCTCCTGCAAAGCCCCGACGCCATCCGCCTCGGTGGCGTCCGCAAGCCCGTCACCATCCTTTTCTCCGACATCCGTGGATTCACCACCATCAGTGAAAGCCTCCCGGAAGAGGCTCTCGTCGCCCAACTCAACGACTACTTCGAAAAAATGGTCGGCAGCGTCAACCGCCACCAGGGCACCCTGCACAAGTTCATCGGCGATGCCGTCATGGCCGTCTGGGGTGATGTCGTCTCCAGTTCGCCGGTGGAGGACGCCCAACGGGCGGTCCGTTCGGCTCTGGAAATGGTCACGCTGGCCGGGGAACTGAACTCCCGCTGGACCGCCGAGGGCAAGCCCCCCTTCCAGATAGGCATCGGCCTCAACTTCGGCGAGGTCGTGGTCGGCAA
This window of the Candidatus Methylacidiphilales bacterium genome carries:
- a CDS encoding FecR domain-containing protein; this encodes MKTSDQLLPCLFLGLLLVAVVPGRAQMTVPLTIASASGQSQVFTPGKNEPVLAAAGMEVPLGAELRTGDNGEITLIVFPRLAITLKGGTRLRVEERHSPTAQETATATVDLPEGRIVVLVSDPPAGQQAGEVDLQIRTPQGVARPRGTFYAVLVKDGKSYLAVREGMVGLEQFQPLQTEAAATDEKLPVRNYGAATTTSPRG
- a CDS encoding ShlB/FhaC/HecB family hemolysin secretion/activation protein, with product MKSDPCLAASAAFFLFSLLLTHPASAQVNNPAVSDTIPRFESIAPQPLPEDTGEVDRVKPPPSSEVTDDTELIKELKGLWFTSRKEEILAAGRKQPLGVTVSALPLLDVPEVRQKLGSRIGGPVSLKRLNELVKEIVAIYRDHDLPVVDVLIPEQDITTGLVQILVLEGRVEDVRSEGNRWFSDRRITGPVRLTRGGRILSRPLVEDIQLLNRNPFREVEVLFTPGEGPGMTDVVLKTQDRFPVRFYTGYEDTGNDITAEERLIFGFNWGNAFGLDHTFNYQYSISPDLLASRSHALSYEIPVFRDHRLTGYMSYSQASADVTGAGVPGLETDGTSFQSGFRYRHQLPGSQGNFRHALTTGLDQRRVDNDLFSGSLTLNAEQTEIFQAVAGYGMDWTDPTGGFLRFEMTGFFSPGGVGNFNSPQAFEKSRAFSDPSYTYVRFQAERRQPLFWGFEAQARINSQLADTNLLSTEQLGIGGYSSVRGYAESEIRGDEGWYINLELYTPPVKFDRIFDWTGHAAELRFLGFWDYGQVGNVKLLEDENPDGELSSAGGGLRLFIDRYFSARMDYGFQLLDSGFNKRFDSRIHLGLIFSY
- a CDS encoding filamentous hemagglutinin N-terminal domain-containing protein, with protein sequence MKYRRKIVFHAPPRILSAVVWLACFPGLSGVRANPVGEVIQSGTATFERTPDRLTVTTGDRVVIGWQDFSIGRGELTQFVQPSSSSLAVNRVMSGNPSQLFGTLQANGHVVLINPNGILVGGGAVVDTGSFLATTLDADPERLVTGQDWRFKGTSAAAIENQGTILARSGDLILISREVRNTGTLSAPSGVAALAGGREVLVSWAPDASRRIFVRPEGLDGRVHNAGAIAAAQAELVASGGNPYALAINNEGIIRATGSLKQEGRVYLVARDGTLGHSGSIYARNADGSGGSIRIEGSGVGVSGRLDTSSDLSKGGSIRIEGDHILLSHGAGLTVSGRTGGGSVEMGGGLHGDDPDIREAQNVTVENGVRIEADARQSGDGGLVVVWSNGATSFQGTISARGGVQGGNGGFVEVSGLESWFFPNWLTGVDVSAPAGKAGTFLIDPTEITITGNGTSVPIGNGTVSTATLLDQDVADYLQNVGNLVIQTTGANGDILILNGVSISWTSANDLTLSADRNLTFQSGAVISSATGDLNLNFAQSSDGTLTFADALPDVLALNISGGSGGGITTILRGPDNGAIFTISASTVNDGTQSATYSNIDQLVGGSGDDSFVFSGATTFSGDIDGGGATTGDTIDFSAATGFATTVDTGDLDPSNRAGTVIGVEVFVAPSGSQTLRGSSNASRSWNVGTNGVTTSGILYKGFENLLGRNGVDTFTFANGATFSGGIDGGSGSDVIVLTGSGQSISLTATGAGSVNGSGTFTDIQVLDGGGQGTLTGPNAATIWSITGSNSGTVLSTGFSNFGSLVGGNNVADSFVFDDAVVWAGSLNGGSGGANTLSFANFSTAVTANLAAGTSNKVTGGLSNIQTVIGGSGNDDLTGSSSFSSTLQGGGGDDTYRVTFGGAAITTTITEVALGGTDTVEVTGTSGADTFTMTAATTLSDGQHAVVFGGQVEDVNLDGLGAVDTLVGFNQANTFNVTGADAGDLGVIDFTSIESLTGGNVSDAFVFTALGSLGGDLQGGSGVDTYDFGGGGQVTGNINDTAGLSELYGTLAAGSITFGAVNLNSNTVLDTSSAGGSIGLGALTGSGYSLRISSGSGLKNLLGSVSGLSSSTGAALVLEGSGATDFASTVATNSGGIDASGSGGVTFHNGVTLGDGSVGTSFAGLVRFALSAATTFLGRDGLAFSGGVEVTGADLTINSQGSNVDLYGLDAGGRSVTIQAGAGTLDFLGQDAIQLQAFTVSAALTKLNSVTTTGTQSYTGPVRVSGTLDANRLEFYGSGAVTAANGTSAATTSAGQIHLDKSGGGPVVLANDGATTLTTGSTTSSLTLTVDNGDLTLGSGVQASTLIDLTVTAGGLFQTSGVLKAPTVSLTVSGATGTALAPIDTDTATQLDLDLGGNAFLVEQTLLDLGTAITYSGGVAVQTIDLTLSGGTARLAGNFGSVGDHFTLRVPTGSLQQVSGTFSADRLTVIASGGIGSTLSSLQTQAGSLDFTSGGSAGIYVSESNAVSFRADAGSGEVKVVTGGTLTIDGDITTTGDVVLRANSGNIQGSGVGSQTLSADDLQLLAPSGSILFNNLNLDINSGGTSSGGGIDLGDIVVTGDFTTTASGSVTQNGALEVGGVFTLNAANQSVVLNNAGNRFGSVAVRSDSLVLREADGMQLNQLEVNGSSSLISGGSITQTGALRTASLSLSASQGIVLENLLNRINVLGNVIRGAAFRLYNTVDLEINGEMSGGIAASGVQIVSEGDITLLSGTHILASGLGNDIVLASKSGNVADLSGASDSLETLSGSRFVIYSGTQVQTKTGLLTVNFIQLSSPYPSSPSGAGNAVLVREGLPGDTTIVVVVPYTPPVSPGAINVGDFGLRSIDIGNGGLGIGFRTGAGGSGGFGLFAVNDKGEAQEIGEDAAEALRELRRTLQEDMSASAKDDILQALADILSGRLDPREVRLPPGLLYQEDANGNSVIIKPELANQFLLSILDPKSYQQLAQALAALSKQP
- a CDS encoding adenylate/guanylate cyclase domain-containing protein — encoded protein: MSHFAKKLLYGIFAPLIVTGLVWLFHDQAIFQRLENLTLDWRFNNFRAAAANNSDPDLFLIAIDQASIDKYGGWPWPRNTHGDLLYLLESQEPRVVAFDILFTDRRDEKRDRFLANSVREDQANKYFAESLKKSGRVILAAQAQTGAVQAPRRGRIDDGQTKPIGRVTGEVMDVPGVNSSDDVLLPMALLRYEALFGFTDTAPTRGNDTVRRTMPMVIRVGRQLYPSFVTQILLRQWNVDPAQVTVELGRSIQFPTAEGLRAVPINDRGEFLINYRPNLRIDQYPFGSLAQSLYDHTQLGKPLPSDFPKLAGRTVITGVTVAGLMNQADTPLSGATPPVLTHIQTLVNIHHNDFLREAALGAEIWGFLIVSWASLLGVRRERFLFTIGVPMLTLFAFSIASLVLFNYQNLILDYFWPVTGFIALHTGSLVLNWMEQLNSKQQLRSVFASYIAPSVLNQLLQSPDAIRLGGVRKPVTILFSDIRGFTTISESLPEEALVAQLNDYFEKMVGSVNRHQGTLHKFIGDAVMAVWGDVVSSSPVEDAQRAVRSALEMVTLAGELNSRWTAEGKPPFQIGIGLNFGEVVVGNIGATQRREFTVIGDAVNLASRIEGLTKHYRARVLVGESLAGMLEGAFILRSVGRMVVKGKTKSVGIYAVLAENGSEAAAEYSPSWLLRYEEAYRAFTGRDFEGAEKRFQDCLNQVPDDFLCTLYLNACRDYIAHPPPEDWDATVEMKEK